From the genome of Agromyces badenianii:
AGCGGCAGACATCGCCGTAGAGCGGGGAGATGACCGCGCGGTACCCGCGGATGAGCAGCACCCCGATGTTGCGGGGGATGAGCACCACGAACAGGGCGGCGTTCTTCACGCTATTCGCCCTTCTGCGATGCGGCATCGATCGACGCTCGAGCGCGCCGGCGCTCGAGAGCGTTCAGCACCTCGGCGCGAATCTCATTCCAGTCGGCGGCGGACGCCGACGGCAGTGCACGAACCACCACGTCGACGTCGCAGACGCCGTCGCCGAGCGCTTCGTGGCAGACGGCCTTCAGTCGCCGCCGCACCAGATTGCGGCGAACGGCGGTGCCGACCTTCTTCGAGACGATGAAGCCGAAGCGTGCGTCGGTGCCCGACTCCCGTGAGCGCAGATAGCTCACGGTGTGGGCACCGGCGACCTTCGCACCTCGGCGCACGATGACTCGATAGTCGTCGGCGCTCGTGATGCGATTGGCTTTGGCGAGCACCGAGGAACTACGCGGAGAGCTCGGTGCGACCCTTGCCGCGTCGCGCCGAAAGGATGGCACGGCCGGCGCGGGTGCGCATGCGAAGGCGGAAGCCGTGCTTCTTGGCACGACGACGGTTGTTCGGCTGGAAAGTACGCTTGCTCATTCTTCTTCTCCGGCGTTCGGATCTCCTCGCCGGAATCGCAATTGCGTGAAGGCGGGAAAACTGGGTGCCCTGACGGGCTGGGGTCAACTGATTAAAACTACGGCCTCGAGGCCGTGGGGTCAAACCGAAACACGTTCGACCCGACGCAGTTCAAAAGAGACAGTATCGCGCGAAGCTCAGGATCGCCTGTGGAACGACACGCCCGCGAAGTCGAATCCCCCAATCGGCATTTGTCGGGAGCGAGTTCCTCGGATAGCGTTTGACACCAGTTATC
Proteins encoded in this window:
- the rnpA gene encoding ribonuclease P protein component yields the protein MLAKANRITSADDYRVIVRRGAKVAGAHTVSYLRSRESGTDARFGFIVSKKVGTAVRRNLVRRRLKAVCHEALGDGVCDVDVVVRALPSASAADWNEIRAEVLNALERRRARASIDAASQKGE
- the rpmH gene encoding 50S ribosomal protein L34, which codes for MSKRTFQPNNRRRAKKHGFRLRMRTRAGRAILSARRGKGRTELSA